One segment of Kogia breviceps isolate mKogBre1 chromosome 14, mKogBre1 haplotype 1, whole genome shotgun sequence DNA contains the following:
- the SLC52A3 gene encoding solute carrier family 52, riboflavin transporter, member 3, with protein MAFLIHLLVCTFGMGSWVAINGLWVELPLLVTELPEGWYLPSYLTVIIQLANIGPLLVTLLHHFQPSYLSEVPIIFTVLGVGTISCTLFAFLWNVTSWVLGSYHSIAFLVLTFFLALVDCTSSVTFLPFMSKLPTHYLTTFFVGEGLSGLLPALVALAQGSGLTTCVNVTETSDTTPIPETTRNMDSPQGASSPLVSELARTAPSVVHLESRYLPANFSPLAFFLLLSFMMACCLIAFFFLQRQPRRWEASIEDLLTSQVTLHSIRPQEGKDLGPPGPEDSGKGQEPLEEKTAPLHLAHLTFIYILVAFVNALTNGVLPSVQTYSCLSYGPVAYHLSATLSSMANPLACFLSMFLPNRSLSFLGVLTVLGTGFGTYNMAMAVMSPCPLMQGHWGGEVLIVASWVLFIGCLSYVKVMLGVILRDRSRSALLWCGAAVQLGSLLGALIMFPLVNVLRLFSSADFCSLQCST; from the exons ATGGCCTTCCTGATACACCTGCTGGTCTGTACCTTCGGGATGGGCTCCTGGGTGGCCATCAACGGGCTCTGGGTAGAGCTGCCCCTGCTGGTAACGGAGCTGCCCGAGGGCTGGTACCTGCCTTCCTACCTCACAGTAATCATCCAGCTGGCCAACATCGGCCCCCTGCTGGTCACCCTACTCCACCACTTCCAACCCAGCTACCTTTCTGAGGTGCCTATCATCTTCACTGTGCTGGGGGTGGGCACCATCTCCTGCACCCTCTTTGCCTTCCTCTGGAATGTCACCTCCTGGGTGCTGGGCAGCTACCACAGCATCGCATTCCTGGTCCTCACCTTCTTCCTGGCCCTGGTGGACTGCACCTCCTCCGTCACCTTCCTGCCCTTCATGAGCAAGCTGCCCACCCACTACCTCACCACCTTCTTTGTGGGTGAAGGACTCAGCGGCCTCCTGCCTGCCCTGGTGGCTCTTGCCCAGGGCTCAGGTCTCACCACCTGTGTCAACGTCACTGAGACATCAGACACCACCCCGATCCCTGAGACCACCAGGAACATGGACAGCCCACAG GGAGCTAGCAGCCCTTTGGTGTCTGAGCTCGCTAGGACGGCACCCTCCGTGGTCCATCTGGAAAGCCGCTACCTCCCCGCCAACTTCTCCCCCTTGGCCTTCTTCCTCCTGCTCTCCTTCATGATGGCCTGCTGCctcattgctttctttttcctccagcGTCAACCCAGGCGCTGGGAAGCTTCCATAGAAGACCTCCTCACCTCTCAGGTCACCCTCCACTCCATCCGGCCGCAGGAAGGGAAGGACCTGGGCCCCCCAGGCCCGGAGGACAGCGGCAAGGGCCAGGAGCCTCTGGAGGAGAAGACAGCCCCCCTGCACCTGGCCCACCTGACCTTCATCTACATCCTGGTGGCCTTTGTGAACGCGCTCACCAACGGCGTGCTACCCTCCGTGCAGACCTACTCCTGCCTGTCCTATGGGCCTGTGGCCTACCACCTGTCTGCCACCCTCAGCTCCATGGCCAACCCTCTCGCCTGCTTCCTCTCCATGTTTCTGCCTAACAG GTCTCTGTCATTCCTGGGGGTCCTTACGGTGCTCGGGACCGGCTTTGGGACCTACAACATGGCCATGGCCGTGATGAGCCCCTGCCCCCTCATGCAGGGCCACTGGGGTGGAGAAGTCCTCATC GTGGCTTCGTGGGTGCTGTTCATTGGCTGTCTGAGCTATGTCAAGGTGATGCTGGGCGTGATCCTGCGTGACCGTAGCCGCAGCGCCCTCTTGTGGTGCGGGGCGGCGGTGCAGCTGGGCTCGCTCCTCGGAGCGCTTATCATGTTCCCACTGGTCAACGTGTTGAGACTCTTCTCATCTGCTGATTTCTGCAGCCTGCAGTGCTCCACCTAG